The Festucalex cinctus isolate MCC-2025b chromosome 12, RoL_Fcin_1.0, whole genome shotgun sequence genome segment aaaaaagacgatgcaTATAATTTAAAGCAGTGGTGACGTCACACAAATATGAAGAAGTCTATCTTGATATGATGACATGCCTTGTGATGTCACACGATTGTCCCAATGCTTCCTGAAAATATTGACTACACTTGGACTTCTGGGGTTTCCGCTGTATTTGTATTTGGTCTCCGTTGTTCTCATGTACATACATACCCTGCTGTTCCAGCAGCGCATTCTGCTTCTTTAAATCGTCGATGTCTTGCTGGTGGGTGTGATTTTTTCGTCTCATGTATTGAATGTACTCAGTGGCTTTGTCGAGAATCTGTGCTCGGGAAGCCTGTTTAACAGAGCTCTGTCAGCAGACAATTTCAGAGAGACATGAAACAATGATGCAGTGGAAACAGTTTCAATACAATCACAGTGTGCATTCATCTGAAAACTTATCAAGCTTAATTCAGATAACAATGTCTATAAAGTCAACATTGGTCTGTGAAAGTTAAATACAAGGGGTCCTCAGTTCACGACGGAGTGCCGTTCTTTCAGCACAAATGTAACCCTCATTTGTACAAAAATCGTATTTCAactaaatatttgtatgaacatTTCTGGCAAATGAATACAGTGAACCCCACTAGCCCCACCAATAGCAATAAACTGagtaatattgagacccattaaaatgtgtttgtaacCTCAAAACGTTAAAAACATCAGTACTGTTGAAAACTGAGGGGCCCCTGAAGAAGATTGCACAAAAGTATACATATGCatgataaaatcaaaacaacattttcgttgtcatccaaatgttttgacattttcaagaaCATTTAgtgcaaatgtgcaaaactaaCATGTGACTTATCCCCGTTTccatttgttgttattttgcgaATATTGAGAGGAGACTGCACCATGAGATGACGTCATATGAGAGCGTCTGTCTGCCATAAGACATTCACTCAGCTGACTGTCAgcctaattatttattttctttgcatCCTTAATTTGAAATTAAACATGATTTCGGAATGCCGTGTTGATATTGGTGACAACAGTTTGTGATGGCGATATAAACTGGAAATTCtaataatatacatttatttatgttggcaaaaacttgaagttggagtgcagcttgtgcactgtgcagtaggacaatcatttattttttggcacaaaacaagaaaatgtttctactttcaaaaatattaagaccaattaaaaaatagaaacactaattatgtaaTTTCCTTAtggaccaaacataatttataattatatttataataatatatacttatgttatttatttatgtatatttaaGTTGGAGTGCGgcatatgcactgtgcagtaggacgatcatttcttttttggtacaaaagaacatttttaaacataaaaaacaaataaaaaaaaatattaagacaattcaaactatttgaaacactataattatgcaagttccttttggatgaaacaaaatttgttatgctaaaatttaaataaaaaaaaggtacaaatgtataaatttaaacaactcaaaactagtattaacaatattttttttacaattatgctgattttgtaattgtggagtgtgatagttgaaattgtaattgaatttggatTAATTGCGTGCACAGCCCTATGTCCATCTATTATTTGGTACGCTAAGGCTTATTTTGAATTTCGGCTCATCACCGCATTCCCGTCATGCATAGTCTTTCCGACGGTGCAGTCACGCACGTCTTTGCTGTTTTCCCATCGAGTTAAtgttcacttctttttttaattccataAATACTTAAATTTCTTCTACTACCTAGTATTATTAGCACTAAGGCTTAAGCtagaaataatattttttttttaaaaagtgtaaaAAGCGTGGTGAATACGTTCCAGCTGGACTGTGACAATGACACTTCAAGTCTTAACCAAGATAGTCTTGTTTCACCAAAAACTATGCAACATAATACAACTTCAAAGTCAAGGTCCACTGACGGTACAGTGTGTGACTTCCACTCATCTGTGCGGATTGTGAAGATTTTAGTGTcctatttgcatgtaataacaGACTTGTCTATTGACTTTGGCGTGGGTCTGCGCTTCAAGCTTTTCCTGTTATTGGAGgcttgtgcgtgcgtgcgtgcatgtgtcgGGTCTGACAACACAGAATGCGTGAATGTTGAGAGGACACATACATTTGCCCTCACCTTCTCTCCTTGCAGTGAAGGCACTGAGTCTCGTAAACCGTGAAAGCTGTCTTTGATGTGGTCCCTGCGTTTGCGCTCCAGCGCGTTGTGATGTGCTCGCTTGTCTGCCTAAAACAAGGAAGGAAGCGTTAGTTCATATCTGTGTAAACCAAGTTTGCATATGACAtcagctggcaaaaaaaaacagcagtaaTATTTTAATGAAAAGGATATTTTTGCAATGTTTGTAGTGCTTGCAGGGAATGCTGACCGTGCACACGCAACATGTAATTTAAATTTTAGCTTACCTGGTAATACCAAAACTGACATCAAATTGACACCAGACTCACATTGCAACCATCATGTAAAGGAAAATTTGTTTGGATTTGAAAAATCTCTTTTGTGACATGTCCATCTGGTGGTGTGCTATGGGATTGTGTGCAACATAAAATATGCAACTTTGCTCAAtaatggttgggaatcactgctcAAAAGGTATTTCACATCAAGGGATGAAGGCTTGGCAAGTGTGCAAGCAGTGTGTGGCTTGATGAGCAGCAGCTTATACAAGTGAGGGGGATGGGGAATCCATCACATCCACACAGATAGAACCTGATTGTGGATGTCAGACCATTTCACATGCATAGTGCATTAACCATGTCaccgttaaaaacaaaataatagtgAATTATAAATGGTATTTCGACAGGTTTGCACTAAATAGTACTGCTGCATTTTGCACGGTAACGTGGGGGCTTGGAAATACACACAAATGCCATTAAAATACCACACTAATGGTCTCGGGAGTAAAATTGACGTCTCAGATCACTATCCCACAATTTATTAACTAACTAGGAGCACGGGTTCGCAATACACGCCAATAACTCGACGGAAGACGCAGCACGCCATTTCTGTTTTTAAGCCCCTGCAGCGCTAGGTTAGCAATGTGGGTCACTGCATATTGGTCGAAATATTGTTCTTCCGATTGAGTATTAAATAAAgctgggctctttttttttcttcttttttttttaaaagcctgcTCGATCAGTATGAAGTAATAACTCGAGCGACGTAAGAAAGAAAGTGAACCCTCTCAGATGGCCTGACCTTGCTCTCGGGGAGATTAGTTGTTGTGCATTGGATGTTCTACCGAGTGCCCCATGTTATGTGTGCAGTTTTTGATAGTTGAGGCGTTATCTtggaatgtaatttattatttccGCGGAATAAGGTACTGACTGAGCAGATTTGTTGATACTGTACTACGAAGGGAACGTCCAAAAGCCAAACACATTTAATCGAAAGCCCATAATCGACGCCACCGCTGCACCTTGTGGATTGTTCGCCATTTTAATAACACGACAACCAATTTTTGACTCCAAATACGCTCGCCCCGCCCCTCCAAAGATAATATTCGACATTCGGTATCTCAGCCTACTTGCTAACCTGGCTAACTCGGATAGCTCTGAGCAGAATACGGCGATAAAGTTGCTGTCTAGCTAGCTGCCGTTTAAGTGGGGGGAAACTGAGGCACATACATCGCTGTCGACTTCGATGTCATCGTTTTCGCTCATTCTTCGGTAAAGGGGGTATGCGAAAAGAAAACAAGCAGCTGTCAAAACAAAAGCGGCAGCGAGCGGaggcaaaataaaaaatcttgcgtGAAGCTCTGCTTACAGCAGAGACATGACGATGAACGGTAACTTCACA includes the following:
- the LOC144031139 gene encoding protein max-like isoform X4; protein product: MSENDDIEVDSDADKRAHHNALERKRRDHIKDSFHGLRDSVPSLQGEKASRAQILDKATEYIQYMRRKNHTHQQDIDDLKKQNALLEQQVRALEKAKGNNQLQSNYSSDSSLYTNRKGSAVSAFDGGSDSSSESEPEEPPTRKRLRVEPS
- the LOC144031139 gene encoding protein max-like isoform X3, producing the protein MSENDDIEVDSDADKRAHHNALERKRRDHIKDSFHGLRDSVPSLQGEKVRANASRAQILDKATEYIQYMRRKNHTHQQDIDDLKKQNALLEQQVRALEKAKGNNQLQSNYSSDSSLYTNRKGSAVSAFDGGSDSSSESEPEEPPTRKRLRVEPS
- the LOC144031139 gene encoding protein max-like isoform X1; this encodes MSENDDIEVDSDADKRAHHNALERKRRDHIKDSFHGLRDSVPSLQGEKVRANSSVKQASRAQILDKATEYIQYMRRKNHTHQQDIDDLKKQNALLEQQVRALEKAKGNNQLQSNYSSDSSLYTNRKGSAVSAFDGGSDSSSESEPEEPPTRKRLRVEPS
- the LOC144031139 gene encoding protein max-like isoform X2, producing MSENDDIEVDSDADKRAHHNALERKRRDHIKDSFHGLRDSVPSLQGEKSSVKQASRAQILDKATEYIQYMRRKNHTHQQDIDDLKKQNALLEQQVRALEKAKGNNQLQSNYSSDSSLYTNRKGSAVSAFDGGSDSSSESEPEEPPTRKRLRVEPS